A genomic region of Chitinimonas arctica contains the following coding sequences:
- a CDS encoding bestrophin-like domain → MTLFLYNMPIACMGLIVVGLTLLSVLLGYAGVTRFKLIRIDAEQRAMALGMVSIITTINSLLVAFAAVSVWDAYNDADRTVAAEATCADGLARNLAVFGSPAAEATGRALRAYLQDVVEREWPAMQQALLPDRQTALRFDAMFALANRIDPATPRQVVLLGEILSRTNEMVAYRQQRLMTLQVTMPGTLWAVMIIVSWLSFALLYVLPPTPFYVALIATWAATLGLTFFFILAVDRPYAGEVSVSAAPLRKALDALTAGQARPAEAPRAMLSTAKGVSP, encoded by the coding sequence ATGACGCTGTTTCTCTACAACATGCCCATCGCTTGCATGGGACTGATCGTGGTGGGCTTGACCCTGTTATCGGTGCTGCTGGGCTACGCTGGCGTCACCCGGTTCAAGCTGATCCGCATCGACGCCGAACAGCGCGCCATGGCCTTGGGCATGGTGTCCATCATCACGACCATCAATTCGCTGCTGGTGGCCTTCGCAGCGGTCAGCGTATGGGATGCCTACAACGATGCCGACCGCACCGTGGCGGCCGAAGCCACCTGCGCCGATGGCTTGGCGCGCAATCTCGCTGTCTTCGGCAGTCCCGCCGCCGAGGCGACCGGACGGGCTTTGCGCGCCTACTTGCAGGATGTGGTGGAACGCGAATGGCCGGCGATGCAACAGGCGCTGCTGCCCGATCGGCAGACCGCACTGCGATTCGATGCGATGTTCGCCCTGGCCAACCGCATCGACCCGGCTACCCCTCGGCAGGTGGTCTTGCTGGGCGAAATCCTGTCGCGTACCAACGAGATGGTTGCGTACCGCCAGCAGCGGTTGATGACTTTGCAAGTCACCATGCCCGGCACCTTGTGGGCGGTCATGATCATCGTCAGCTGGCTGTCGTTCGCACTGCTGTACGTGCTGCCGCCCACGCCGTTCTATGTGGCGCTGATCGCCACCTGGGCGGCCACGCTGGGCCTGACCTTCTTCTTTATCCTGGCCGTCGACCGCCCCTATGCCGGCGAGGTAAGCGTCAGCGCGGCACCGCTCCGAAAAGCCCTCGATGCACTGACGGCCGGCCAGGCTCGGCCGGCAGAAGCACCGCGCGCAATGCTTTCCACAGCCAAAGGAGTATCACCATGA
- a CDS encoding glycoside hydrolase family 19 protein — protein sequence MTRDDFALAASLSEKMAERWYAPLCAAMARFEIDDPVRIAAFIAQTGHETLGFTHTQEIWGPTPAQQAYEPPAKKAAQLGNVAAGDGHRFRGRGLIQITGRSNYRQCGEALGLDLLDQPELLAGDECAALSAAWWWSQHGCNSLADGGDFTALTKRINGGTNGIDDRLRRWEIAKTHLGV from the coding sequence ATGACACGAGATGATTTTGCATTGGCGGCAAGCCTGTCGGAAAAAATGGCCGAGCGCTGGTATGCGCCGCTATGCGCGGCCATGGCGCGCTTCGAAATCGATGACCCGGTCCGCATCGCGGCCTTTATCGCCCAGACCGGGCACGAAACGCTGGGCTTCACCCATACCCAGGAGATCTGGGGCCCCACCCCGGCGCAGCAGGCGTATGAGCCGCCAGCGAAAAAAGCCGCCCAGCTCGGCAATGTCGCCGCGGGTGACGGCCATCGCTTTCGTGGCCGCGGCCTGATCCAGATCACTGGTCGCAGCAACTACCGGCAATGCGGCGAGGCACTGGGATTGGATTTGCTTGACCAGCCGGAGCTGCTGGCCGGCGATGAATGCGCGGCGCTGTCGGCGGCTTGGTGGTGGAGCCAGCATGGCTGCAATTCACTGGCCGACGGCGGCGATTTCACTGCGCTGACCAAGCGCATCAATGGCGGTACCAACGGTATCGACGATAGGCTGCGACGTTGGGAGATCGCCAAGACCCACCTTGGGGTTTGA